In Deltaproteobacteria bacterium, one DNA window encodes the following:
- a CDS encoding AF1514 family protein: MTTCRTLTREMLPHPVSIRVEDPIADLTAARRIADQKAAEMATEPMLLAWYEAKSGRFSPGVECCSETKPGWLVYAESRGGEIAIDINDLEYVFIYREF, from the coding sequence ATGACTACCTGCCGCACGCTCACAAGAGAGATGTTGCCCCACCCTGTTTCCATACGGGTGGAAGACCCCATCGCCGATCTGACCGCAGCCAGACGGATTGCAGATCAAAAGGCCGCGGAAATGGCAACCGAGCCGATGCTGCTGGCCTGGTACGAGGCAAAGAGCGGCCGGTTCTCGCCCGGCGTGGAATGCTGCAGCGAGACCAAACCCGGCTGGCTGGTCTATGCCGAATCCAGGGGCGGGGAGATCGCCATAGACATCAATGATCTGGAATATGTCTTTATTTACCGGGAATTCTGA
- a CDS encoding DNA-binding protein: protein MAEFRPVHPAEMIMGRLGFGCDLLEELTSVATERGILLGRIEAFGAVRKARIGFYNQTIRAYQFESLDRPLEITKLIGNISLKDEKPFVHAHITLSDESGKAYGGHLAPGTVVFACEFILQAFDGPSFNRRFEEETGLALWSIP from the coding sequence ATGGCGGAATTCAGACCGGTACACCCCGCAGAGATGATCATGGGGAGGCTCGGTTTTGGGTGTGATCTCCTGGAAGAACTCACAAGCGTGGCCACGGAGAGGGGCATCCTGCTGGGACGAATCGAAGCGTTCGGCGCGGTCCGGAAAGCGCGCATCGGCTTCTATAATCAAACGATCCGGGCTTACCAGTTCGAGTCTTTGGACCGGCCGTTGGAGATCACAAAACTGATCGGGAACATATCTCTTAAAGACGAAAAGCCGTTTGTCCATGCACACATCACCCTCTCCGATGAATCGGGGAAGGCCTATGGCGGACATCTTGCGCCCGGTACAGTGGTATTTGCGTGTGAGTTCATTCTCCAGGCCTTTGACGGGCCTTCCTTCAATCGACGTTTCGAGGAAGAGACCGGCCTGGCGTTGTGGTCAATACCCTAA
- a CDS encoding TM2 domain-containing protein, translating to MGNSNDTHLKSIGYILWIFGFTGSHRFYYGKPVSGTIWFFTLGLLFVGWIIDFFLIPSMDRKADLRYRTGPLNYTVAWVLLTFLGLFGIHRFYMGKWFTGIVYLLSGGIFGLGYLYDLWTLNDQVSLINSQS from the coding sequence ATGGGAAATTCAAACGACACGCATCTTAAGTCGATCGGCTACATTCTGTGGATCTTCGGTTTTACGGGCTCCCACCGGTTTTATTACGGCAAACCCGTTTCAGGGACGATCTGGTTCTTTACTCTGGGGCTCCTCTTTGTCGGCTGGATTATCGATTTCTTCCTTATTCCGTCGATGGACCGTAAGGCCGATTTAAGATACCGCACGGGTCCTCTCAACTACACGGTCGCATGGGTTTTGCTGACATTTCTGGGCCTCTTCGGCATACACCGGTTTTATATGGGAAAATGGTTTACGGGAATCGTATACCTGCTGTCGGGCGGCATCTTCGGTCTCGGGTACCTGTATGATCTCTGGACCCTGAATGATCAGGTCTCGCTAATCAACAGCCAATCCTGA
- a CDS encoding acyl-CoA dehydrogenase family protein — protein MMFNFEMSEERRLIRDMAARFAQKEILPVRDRFEADYAEGKVVDGVLMEAARIGLLGFPIEEKYGGSNANNLDTMVVLEELAAVDGGMATVIGDTWFAMTPIIMAANDEQRERFLRPLASRTEVNLGAICMTEPPSGADIEDPRMGLRTCRTLVKADGEDFIINGTKIWPSNAGIAYCYVIVGTVDPNMGEAGSCLVVVEKDRPGLSFGKPEPKMGMHADRNSEVILEDVRVPKANLLGKVGIGSKILERTLIYNRLGGGMISVGMARGAFEYALGYCKQRVVGGKPLIKHSLIAAMFSDMATRIDASRLLVYRSAWSNIHRHPDRARFSDMAKVFSTNTAMEVTTQCVQVMGSYGYSKEYPVEKYMRDAKIVQIFLGPNELLSQLIGDSL, from the coding sequence ATGATGTTCAACTTCGAGATGTCCGAGGAGCGGCGGCTGATCAGGGATATGGCGGCACGGTTCGCCCAAAAGGAAATCCTGCCGGTTCGGGATCGGTTTGAAGCGGATTACGCCGAGGGAAAGGTGGTGGATGGCGTTCTCATGGAGGCGGCCAGGATCGGCCTCCTGGGGTTTCCCATTGAAGAGAAGTACGGGGGCTCAAACGCCAATAATCTGGATACCATGGTGGTCCTGGAGGAGCTGGCCGCGGTGGATGGGGGCATGGCCACGGTCATCGGAGACACCTGGTTTGCCATGACCCCCATTATTATGGCGGCAAACGATGAGCAAAGGGAACGCTTTTTGCGGCCCCTGGCATCGCGAACCGAGGTGAATCTGGGCGCCATCTGCATGACCGAGCCGCCCTCCGGCGCGGATATCGAAGATCCCCGCATGGGGCTGCGAACGTGCCGGACCCTTGTCAAAGCGGATGGGGAGGATTTCATCATCAACGGCACCAAGATCTGGCCCAGCAACGCCGGGATTGCCTACTGTTATGTGATTGTGGGGACCGTGGATCCCAATATGGGAGAGGCGGGGTCCTGTCTGGTGGTGGTGGAAAAGGATCGCCCCGGTCTTTCCTTCGGAAAACCGGAGCCCAAAATGGGGATGCATGCGGATCGGAATTCCGAGGTGATCCTCGAAGATGTCAGGGTCCCCAAGGCGAACCTCCTGGGAAAGGTGGGGATTGGTAGCAAGATCCTTGAGAGAACGCTGATCTACAACCGCCTGGGCGGGGGCATGATTTCCGTGGGCATGGCGCGGGGCGCCTTTGAGTATGCCCTGGGGTATTGTAAGCAACGGGTGGTGGGAGGCAAGCCGCTTATTAAACACAGTCTGATCGCCGCCATGTTTTCGGATATGGCCACCAGGATCGACGCCTCGCGCCTTTTGGTGTACCGGTCCGCATGGTCCAATATCCATCGCCATCCGGATCGGGCACGCTTTTCGGATATGGCCAAGGTGTTTTCCACCAATACGGCCATGGAGGTCACCACCCAGTGCGTTCAGGTCATGGGATCTTACGGGTATTCAAAGGAATACCCGGTGGAAAAATATATGCGGGACGCCAAGATTGTTCAGATTTTTCTGGGCCCCAATGAGTTGTTGTCCCAGCTCATCGGGGACAGTCTGTGA
- a CDS encoding efflux RND transporter permease subunit, whose protein sequence is MNLRDERPEGLIARIVELFITSKLSIIFIILAMAMGVAAVWVTPREEEPQIVVPLADVFVEAPGASAEEMEKLVATPLERLLWQIDGVEYVYSISRRGMAVVTVRFYVGEHRERSLIKLYNKIAMNADQAPPLVRGWVVKPVEIDDVPIVNLTLHSAMYNDHELRRIGEEVLSRLAEVPDISRTFIVGGRSREVRVELRPDRMSGLGVTLLEVWQALEGTDAAVTAGRFSRTNQTLTVTSDSFVASAREVAELVVAIHEGRPVYLRDIARIRDAPEEPDAYTRIGFSNAVSSGTQARPLEATALTLPAVTLAFAKKRGTNAVDVAADILDRLETLKHTVIPGGVEVAVTRNYGQTAQDKVNNLLASLIFAILTVVGLLALTLGWREALVVALAVPLSFSLALFVNYVFGFTINRVTLFALILSLGLVVDDPITNVDNIQRHIRMGRRNPLAATLFAVQEVLPPVIMSTLCIIVSFVPLFFITGMMGPYMAPMAANVPLTVSFSTLCALTVVPWVSYLLLRRLGPKDQTGEEIPPRDVTPPWIQKGYERVVGPFLDSPFRRLLLYGLICVLLLGSIGLALFRYVPMKMLPFDNKNEFQIVIDMPEGTPLEQTYRVVQDFEAYLRQVPEVTNFISYTGTASPMDFNGMVRHYYLREAGNLADIRVNLAEKERRKQQSHAMVLRLRKDLEDLAQRHGAVIQLVEMPPGPPVIATVVAEIYGSPDQSYDDLIAGAGHVEGIMAQEPFVVSIDDTTETPRDRLDFVLDKEKASLHGISAATITRTLQVALSGGHPATVHRAGERQHLPVRLILPRDKRSSILSLTQIPVKAPDGKMIPLGELGAFVSVSEDQPIYHKNLERVVYTFAEMAGRAPGEAVLDMQKRLRKDPLPEKLRAEWAGEGEWQITLRVFRDMGISYMAALMAIYTLLVIQMNSFFMPLLIMVAVPLTLIGIMPGFWLLNLLFAHPVGGFDNPVFFTATSMIGMIALGGIVIRNSLVLIEFVQGAMKEGTSLKEAILQSGAIRLRPIALTAVTTALGAWPITLDPIFSGLAWALIFGLLASTVFTLVVVPVTFYALQSRRERHG, encoded by the coding sequence ATGAACCTCCGGGACGAGCGCCCTGAGGGCCTGATCGCCCGCATTGTCGAGCTGTTCATTACCTCCAAGCTCTCCATCATCTTCATCATCCTGGCCATGGCCATGGGGGTTGCGGCCGTATGGGTGACGCCTCGGGAAGAAGAGCCCCAGATCGTGGTCCCCCTGGCGGATGTATTTGTTGAGGCGCCGGGGGCCTCGGCAGAGGAAATGGAAAAGCTGGTGGCCACCCCCCTGGAGCGGCTCCTCTGGCAGATCGACGGCGTGGAATATGTCTACTCCATATCGCGGCGGGGCATGGCCGTGGTGACGGTCCGGTTCTATGTGGGCGAACACCGGGAACGCTCTCTCATCAAGCTGTACAACAAGATCGCCATGAACGCGGATCAGGCACCGCCCCTGGTTCGCGGATGGGTCGTCAAGCCGGTAGAGATCGATGATGTGCCCATCGTCAACCTGACGCTCCACTCGGCCATGTACAACGACCATGAACTGCGGCGCATCGGCGAAGAGGTGCTGAGCCGTCTGGCCGAGGTCCCGGACATCTCCCGGACGTTTATCGTGGGGGGACGGTCCCGGGAGGTCCGGGTGGAACTGAGACCGGACCGGATGTCGGGACTGGGGGTCACCCTGCTGGAGGTGTGGCAGGCCCTGGAGGGGACCGATGCCGCGGTCACGGCCGGCCGGTTCAGCCGGACCAATCAGACCCTTACGGTGACCAGCGACTCATTCGTGGCATCGGCCCGGGAGGTGGCCGAGCTGGTGGTGGCCATTCATGAGGGACGACCCGTCTATCTGCGGGATATCGCCCGGATCCGGGATGCGCCTGAGGAGCCGGATGCCTATACGCGGATCGGCTTCTCCAATGCCGTTTCAAGCGGTACCCAGGCCCGCCCTCTGGAAGCCACGGCCCTGACCCTGCCGGCCGTGACCCTGGCCTTCGCCAAGAAGCGGGGGACCAATGCGGTGGATGTGGCCGCGGACATCCTGGATCGGCTGGAGACCCTGAAACACACCGTGATCCCCGGCGGTGTGGAGGTGGCCGTTACCCGGAACTACGGCCAGACCGCCCAGGACAAGGTCAACAACCTTCTGGCCTCTCTCATCTTCGCCATCCTCACGGTGGTGGGTCTCCTTGCCCTGACGCTGGGGTGGCGGGAGGCCCTGGTGGTGGCCCTGGCCGTGCCCCTGAGCTTTTCCCTCGCCCTCTTTGTCAACTATGTGTTCGGCTTCACCATCAACCGGGTGACCCTGTTCGCCCTGATCCTCTCCCTGGGTCTGGTGGTGGACGATCCCATCACCAACGTGGACAATATCCAGCGCCATATCCGGATGGGCCGCCGCAACCCCCTGGCCGCAACCCTCTTTGCGGTGCAGGAGGTCCTTCCCCCCGTCATCATGTCGACCCTCTGCATCATCGTCTCCTTTGTCCCCCTCTTCTTCATCACCGGGATGATGGGCCCCTATATGGCGCCGATGGCGGCCAACGTGCCCCTGACCGTCTCCTTTTCCACCCTGTGCGCCCTCACCGTGGTTCCCTGGGTCAGCTACCTCCTGCTGCGCCGGCTGGGACCCAAAGATCAGACAGGGGAGGAGATACCCCCCCGGGACGTGACGCCCCCATGGATTCAAAAGGGGTATGAAAGGGTGGTGGGGCCGTTTCTGGATTCTCCCTTCAGAAGATTGCTTCTCTACGGCCTTATCTGCGTGCTCCTGCTGGGGTCCATCGGTCTGGCCCTGTTCCGCTATGTCCCGATGAAAATGCTCCCCTTTGACAACAAGAACGAGTTTCAGATCGTGATTGACATGCCCGAGGGAACCCCCCTGGAGCAGACCTACCGGGTGGTCCAGGACTTTGAAGCGTATCTCAGACAGGTTCCCGAGGTCACCAACTTCATCTCCTACACGGGCACGGCCTCTCCCATGGACTTCAACGGGATGGTGAGGCACTACTATCTTCGTGAGGCCGGGAACCTGGCGGACATCCGGGTGAATCTGGCGGAAAAAGAGCGCCGGAAACAGCAGAGCCACGCCATGGTGCTCCGGCTGCGAAAGGACCTGGAGGACCTGGCCCAGCGTCACGGGGCCGTTATTCAACTGGTGGAGATGCCGCCCGGGCCCCCGGTGATCGCAACGGTGGTGGCGGAAATCTACGGCTCACCCGATCAGTCGTATGACGACCTCATTGCCGGGGCCGGACACGTGGAAGGGATCATGGCCCAGGAGCCCTTTGTGGTGAGTATCGACGACACCACCGAGACCCCGCGGGACCGTCTCGACTTCGTGCTGGACAAGGAAAAGGCCTCGCTCCACGGCATCAGTGCCGCCACCATTACGCGGACCCTTCAAGTGGCCCTGAGCGGCGGGCATCCCGCCACGGTCCATCGTGCGGGCGAACGGCAGCACCTTCCGGTCAGGCTGATCCTCCCCAGAGACAAACGATCGAGCATCCTCTCCCTGACACAGATACCGGTAAAGGCCCCTGACGGCAAAATGATCCCTTTAGGCGAGTTGGGGGCGTTTGTGAGCGTCTCCGAGGATCAGCCGATTTACCACAAGAACCTGGAACGGGTCGTCTACACATTTGCGGAGATGGCCGGCCGGGCCCCGGGGGAGGCTGTTCTGGATATGCAGAAACGGCTCCGGAAGGATCCCCTTCCGGAAAAACTCCGGGCCGAATGGGCAGGGGAGGGGGAGTGGCAGATCACCCTGCGGGTCTTTCGAGACATGGGCATCTCCTACATGGCCGCCCTCATGGCCATCTACACCCTGCTGGTGATCCAGATGAACTCCTTTTTCATGCCGCTCCTCATCATGGTGGCGGTTCCCCTGACCCTCATCGGCATCATGCCGGGGTTCTGGCTCCTGAATCTCCTCTTTGCCCATCCGGTGGGGGGCTTCGACAACCCGGTGTTCTTCACGGCCACCAGCATGATCGGGATGATCGCCCTGGGGGGGATCGTCATCCGGAACTCGCTGGTGCTGATCGAGTTCGTCCAGGGGGCCATGAAGGAAGGGACGTCCCTGAAAGAGGCCATCTTGCAGAGCGGCGCCATCCGGCTCCGCCCCATCGCCCTGACCGCCGTGACCACGGCCCTGGGGGCCTGGCCCATCACCCTGGACCCCATCTTTTCCGGTCTGGCCTGGGCCCTGATTTTCGGTCTGCTGGCATCCACCGTCTTCACGCTGGTGGTGGTGCCGGTGACCTTTTATGCCCTGCAATCCAGACGGGAGAGGCATGGGTGA